In one Micromonospora polyrhachis genomic region, the following are encoded:
- the dnaA gene encoding chromosomal replication initiator protein DnaA, translated as MAESIDLAAVWLATTDEMADEIVSAQQRAYLRLTRLRAIVEDTALLSVPDAFTRDVIESRLRPAITETLSRRLGRPIQVAVTVRPPEDGQGRPTGTIYGTSSASEVGGFPPPDNYGGPADTGQHPVSGAPAPGGSPTGYSGDPGGGQQFGPSEGGHRPGGGGLRGGLIPTSRDGQETLFPAPYPPPHRSPAPHQERRGLDDRAAEPAGVGQAAIDHRQLDRRFPDDDPLLHVDPALRLPRPGDTDSGPGRNAPVDRPGGRDDRRGLPGTETGGNRLNPKYMFETFVIGSSNRFAHAASVAVAESPAKAYNPLFIYGSSGLGKTHLLHAIGHYATTLGNARSVRYVSTEEFTNDFINSLRDDKTSAFQRRYRDVDILLIDDIQFLETRERTQEEFFHTFNTLHNANKQIVITSDRSPKQLATLEDRLRTRFEWGLLADIQPPDLETRIAILQKKAAQERLFAPPDVLEFIASRISASIRELEGALIRVTAFASLTRSPVELSLAEEVLRDFIPDGSGPDITADQIMVATADYFGVSLEDLRGHSRSRVLVNARQVAMYLCRELTDLSLPRIGQAFGGRDHTTVMHADRKIRQQMAERRSLYNQIAELTNRIKQTP; from the coding sequence GTGGCCGAATCGATCGACCTTGCCGCGGTGTGGCTGGCAACGACCGACGAGATGGCCGACGAGATCGTCTCGGCCCAGCAACGCGCCTACCTCCGACTGACCCGGCTACGGGCGATCGTCGAGGACACCGCGCTGCTCTCCGTACCGGACGCGTTCACCCGGGACGTGATCGAGTCCCGGCTCCGCCCGGCCATCACCGAGACCCTGTCCCGCCGGCTCGGTCGCCCCATCCAGGTGGCGGTCACGGTACGACCGCCGGAGGACGGCCAGGGACGCCCCACCGGCACCATCTACGGCACCAGCTCCGCCAGCGAGGTGGGTGGGTTCCCGCCACCCGACAACTACGGCGGTCCCGCCGACACCGGCCAGCACCCCGTTTCGGGGGCACCCGCCCCAGGAGGGTCACCGACCGGGTATTCCGGTGATCCTGGCGGCGGGCAGCAGTTCGGCCCCAGTGAGGGCGGACACCGCCCGGGTGGTGGTGGTCTCCGAGGAGGCCTGATCCCGACCAGTCGGGACGGTCAGGAGACCCTCTTTCCCGCGCCCTATCCGCCGCCACACCGGAGCCCCGCGCCGCACCAGGAGCGACGCGGGCTCGACGACCGGGCAGCCGAACCCGCCGGAGTGGGTCAGGCCGCGATCGACCACCGGCAACTCGATCGTCGGTTCCCGGACGACGATCCCCTGCTGCACGTCGACCCGGCACTACGGTTGCCCCGCCCCGGAGACACCGACAGCGGACCGGGGCGTAATGCGCCCGTCGACCGACCGGGCGGACGGGACGACCGCCGTGGCCTGCCCGGTACGGAGACCGGCGGCAACCGGCTCAACCCCAAGTACATGTTCGAGACGTTCGTCATCGGTTCCTCCAACCGGTTCGCCCACGCCGCGTCGGTGGCGGTGGCCGAGTCGCCGGCGAAGGCGTACAACCCGCTGTTCATCTACGGCAGCTCCGGGCTGGGCAAGACCCACCTGCTGCACGCGATCGGCCACTACGCCACGACGTTGGGCAACGCCCGCTCGGTGCGGTACGTCTCGACCGAGGAATTCACCAACGACTTCATCAACTCGCTCCGGGACGACAAGACCAGTGCGTTCCAACGGCGCTACCGCGATGTCGACATCCTCCTGATCGACGACATCCAGTTCCTGGAGACCCGTGAACGGACCCAGGAGGAGTTCTTCCACACCTTCAACACGTTGCACAACGCCAACAAGCAGATCGTGATCACCTCCGACCGGTCCCCGAAGCAGCTGGCGACCCTGGAGGATCGGCTGCGGACCCGGTTCGAGTGGGGCTTGCTAGCCGACATCCAGCCACCGGACCTGGAGACCCGGATCGCGATCCTGCAGAAGAAGGCCGCCCAGGAACGCCTGTTCGCCCCGCCGGACGTCCTTGAATTCATCGCGTCCCGGATCTCCGCCTCGATCCGAGAGTTGGAAGGTGCCCTGATCCGGGTCACCGCGTTCGCCTCGCTGACCCGTTCACCGGTCGAACTGTCGCTCGCCGAGGAGGTCCTCCGCGACTTCATTCCGGACGGTAGCGGGCCGGACATCACCGCCGACCAGATCATGGTCGCCACCGCCGACTACTTCGGGGTCAGCCTGGAGGACCTGCGTGGGCACTCCCGTTCTCGGGTGCTGGTCAACGCCCGCCAGGTCGCCATGTATCTGTGTCGAGAACTGACCGACCTGTCGTTGCCCCGGATCGGGCAGGCATTCGGGGGGCGGGACCACACCACGGTGATGCACGCCGACCGGAAGATCCGACAGCAGATGGCCGAACGCCGCTCGCTCTACAACCAGATCGCCGAGCTGACCAACCGGATCAAGCAGACCCCCTGA
- the dnaN gene encoding DNA polymerase III subunit beta: MKFRVERDALADAVAWTAKSLPSRPSVPVLAGVMLRVADSSLHVSGFDYEVSSQVTVEVQGDSDGAALVSGRLLAEITKALPAKPVDIAAVGAHLELVCGSARFTLPTMPVEDYPSLPEMPASAGTIDAAAFAAAVSQVAVAAGRDETLPMMTGVRIELTGTTLAMLATDRYRLAMREMQWNPDDPEVSITALVPARTLHDTAKTLGPIGGNVTMALAQGSAGEGMIGFAGGTRRTTSRLLDGANYPPVRSLFPASHNAEARVAVSALVEVVKRVALVAERTTPVLLSFSADGLVVEAGGTEEARASEAMDATFTGEPLTIGFNPQYLIDGLQNLGAPTAVFRFVDAFKPAVLSPSGEDGEIIPGYRYLIMPIRVTR; the protein is encoded by the coding sequence ATGAAGTTCCGAGTGGAGCGCGACGCGCTCGCCGACGCGGTGGCCTGGACAGCGAAGAGCCTGCCCAGCCGCCCTTCGGTGCCGGTGCTAGCCGGGGTGATGCTGCGAGTCGCCGACAGCAGCCTGCACGTCTCCGGGTTCGACTACGAAGTCTCCAGCCAGGTCACCGTCGAGGTGCAGGGTGACTCGGACGGCGCCGCCCTGGTCTCCGGTCGCCTCCTTGCCGAGATCACCAAGGCGTTGCCGGCAAAGCCGGTGGACATCGCCGCCGTCGGTGCCCACCTGGAGCTGGTCTGCGGTAGCGCCCGTTTCACGCTGCCGACGATGCCGGTCGAGGACTATCCGAGCCTGCCGGAGATGCCGGCCAGCGCCGGCACGATCGACGCTGCGGCGTTCGCGGCGGCGGTGTCACAGGTCGCCGTTGCCGCCGGCCGGGACGAGACCCTGCCGATGATGACCGGCGTACGTATCGAGCTGACCGGCACGACCCTGGCGATGCTCGCCACCGACCGCTATCGGCTGGCCATGCGCGAGATGCAGTGGAACCCGGACGACCCCGAGGTGAGCATCACCGCCCTCGTACCGGCCCGGACCCTGCACGACACCGCGAAGACGCTCGGCCCAATCGGTGGCAACGTGACGATGGCCTTGGCCCAGGGCTCCGCCGGGGAAGGCATGATCGGCTTTGCCGGCGGTACCCGCCGGACCACCAGTCGGCTGCTGGACGGCGCCAACTACCCGCCGGTTCGCTCGCTCTTCCCCGCCAGTCACAACGCCGAGGCCCGGGTTGCGGTCTCGGCGTTGGTCGAGGTCGTCAAGCGGGTCGCCCTGGTCGCCGAGCGGACCACTCCGGTGCTGCTGAGCTTCAGCGCCGACGGCCTGGTCGTCGAGGCGGGCGGCACGGAGGAGGCCCGAGCCAGCGAGGCGATGGACGCCACCTTCACCGGCGAGCCGCTGACCATCGGCTTCAACCCGCAGTACCTCATCGACGGCCTGCAGAACCTCGGCGCACCGACTGCGGTGTTCCGCTTCGTCGACGCGTTCAAGCCAGCGGTGCTCT